Proteins encoded by one window of Larimichthys crocea isolate SSNF chromosome V, L_crocea_2.0, whole genome shotgun sequence:
- the LOC109143172 gene encoding piggyBac transposable element-derived protein 4-like translates to MEDQEEDKGAGSTHYARARISSPKTSFELFITEEVIQLILKNTNLEGRRTTEDWMDVNKVELWAFISLLILAGLYRSWNEATQSLWAEHTGRAIFRATMSRKRFMQISTALRFDDRLSRPARQRRDKLAAIRELWDVWSTRLPVLFTPGRDVCVDEQLVPFKGRCLFKEYIPSKPAKYGLKVWVLCDVETSYAWKMQVYTGRSPGAMREVNQGMRVALEMTEGLEGHTVTVDNFFTSFPLAEELHKWKMTLVGTLRKNKPELPPQLLQTRLRPVVFSRTQTAVSYIPKKGKNVVLLSTKHRDPAVEEGPKRKPKIIVDYNHCKDAVDNLDKVVGTYSCSRRSSRWPQTLFCNILNVSAFNAYILYTDVNPSWNERKLFRRRLFLEDLGKSLVAPLMACRQRMPRTAEAAELVAQVQDQVEELAAAEARPSKKSHRQCTFCRKERRCIPSVLSAISIFAKST, encoded by the exons atggaggACCAGGAGGAGGACAAGGGCGCTG GGTCCACACATTACGCTAGGGCAAGGATTTCCAGCCCAAAAACATCATTTGAGCTGTTCATTACTGAAGAAGTGATTCAGCTCATCCTAAAGAATACAAATCTGGAGGGGAGACGTACAACAGAAGATTGGATGGATGTAAACAAGGTGGAGCTGTGGGCTTTCATCAGCTTGCTGATCCTGGCTGGGCTGTACAGGTCCTGGAATGAGGCGACACAGAGCCTCTGGGCTGAGCACACAGGAAGAGCAATTTTTCGTGCCACAATGTCCAGAAAGAGGTTCATGCAGATAAGCACAGCCCTCAGGTTTGATGACCGCCTGTCAAGACCAGCACGTCAAAGGAGGGACAAGCTGGCTGCCATCAGAGAACTGTGGGATGTATGGAGCACCCGCCTCCCTGTTCTCTTCACTCCAGGAAGAGATGTATGTGTTGACGAACAGCTGGTCCCTTTTAAGGGCCGCTGTTTATTCAAAGAGTACATTCCCAGCAAACCGGCAAAATATGGTCTCAAAGTCTGGGTGCTGTGCGATGTGGAGACCTCATATGCCTGGAAAATGCAGGTATACACTGGGAGGTCTCCAGGAGCAATGAGAGAGGTGAACCAGGGGATGCGGGTCGCCCTTGAGATGACAGAGGGACTTGAGGGTCACACTGTGACAGTAGACaacttttttacttcttttccgCTGGCAGAGGAGCTACACAAGTGGAAGATGACCCTGGTGGGCACCCTGAGGAAAAATAAACCGGAGCTCCCCCCACAGCTTCTTCAGACCAGGCTGAGACCAGTCGTGTTCAGTCGCACCCAGACAGCTGTATCATACATTCCAAAGAAGGGTAAGAATGTGGTGCTGCtcagcacaaaacacagagatcCAGCAGTGGAGGAGGGGCCAAAGAGGAAACCAAAGATCATAGTGGACTACAATCACTGCAAAGATGCAGTCGACAACCTGGATAAG gtTGTCGGCACATACAGTTGCAGTCGGCGATCCTCCAGGTGGCCGCAGACACTCTTCTGCAATATCTTGAATGTCTCTGCTTTTAATGCTTACATCCTCTATACAGATGTGAATCCCAGCTGGAATGAGAGGAAACTTTTCAGGCGGCGCCTGTTTCTTGAGGATTTGGGGAAATCCTTAGTGGCCCCATTGATGGCATGCAGACAACGCATGCCACGGACAGCAGAAGCAGCTGAACTGGTGGCACAGGTCCAAGACCAAGTGGAAGAgctagcagcagcagaggccaGGCCCTCAAAAAAGAGCCACAGGCAGTGCACATTTTGCAGAAAGGAGCGAAGGTGTATACCCAGTGTGCTAAGTGCAATAAGTATTTTTGCAAAGTCCACCTGA